GATTCAATCATGCCTACGGCATGAAGCACCAAGGCAAGCAGACATGTGGTTTCCGGCTGGCGCACGGAAAGACGGCGAGGGTTTTTATCGCGGCTGCTAAGCCGCTCCTACACCAGTCAGGTCGCTTGCGCTCCTGGTGTGGTTTCCAGCTTACGGTGAAGGTTTATATCGCGGCTGCTAAGCCGCTCCTACAGAGGACATGCGGTCGGCACTCCCGGTGTGGATTCCAGCGGGCGCATTGCCGAACGGTAGAAAAAGCAAAACCGCCGGCCCGAAGGCCGACGGTTTTTTCGCGCCGCCGACGCGAGTTCGAACCCCCCGTGCAAGGAGCGCTATCGATCACGAGCCAACCGGACCCGCGGCAAGGAGGATCCGGTTCGGCGGATTCCCTAATTACCCGATCAATCCGGCTTGCGTTTGCGCAGGAAGGCCGGCACGTCGTACGCGTCTTCCTCGGCGACCAGCCGCTGATCGCGCCACGGCTGGAACTCGCTCTTGGGCCGGGTCGCCGTCGCGGCGATCGGCTGCCGCTTGGGCTGCTCCGGCGCGAGTTCCTGCCGCCGGGTGGCGGTCGGTTCCATCGTCCGCACCTTGGTTTCGCTGGCCCAATTCTGGGTCTGGCGGTTGAGGTAGGTCTCTTTTTTGCGTTCGACCACCAGGGTCGCCTGCTCGTTGAGGTGCTCGCGCGCCTCGTCGAAGCCGGTGGCGATGACGGTCACGCGGACCTCTTCCTTCATGTTCATGTCGACGACCTGGCCCCAGAAGATGGCGGCGTCGTCGGCGCAGGATTTCATGATCAACTCGGCGGCCTCGCTGACCTCGGAGAGGCGCAGGTCGGGCCCGCCGGTGATGTTGATCAGGACGCCGCGGGCGCCGTCGATGCTGACGTTTTCCATCAGCGGGCAACTGATCGCCTCGGCGGCGGCCTCGACGGCCCGCTTCTCGCCCTTGGCCATGCCGGTGCCCATCAGCGCCAGTTCGCCGCTGGCGTCGGTGGTTTTCATCACCGATTTGACGTCGGCGAAATCGAGGTTGACGTGGCCCTGGCGGACGATCAGGTCGGAGATGGAGCGGACGCCCTTGAGCAGCACGTCGTTGGCTTTGCGGAACGCGTCCATCAGCGAGGTGTCGGTGCCGGCGACGGCGAGCAGTTTCTGGTTGGGGATGACGATGATGGTGTCGACGGCCTCGCGCAGTTTCTGGATGCCTTCCTCGGCGATGCGCATCCGGCGGCGGCCTTCGTAGATGAAGGGCTTGGTCACCACGCCGACGGTCAACGCGCCCATTTCGCGGGCCAGGTTGGCGACGATCGGCGCGGCGCCGGTGCCGGTGCCGCCGCCCATGCCGGCGGTGATGAACACCATGTCGGCGCCCTGCATGGTTTCGCGCAGGCGGTCGATGGTTTTTTCCGCTTCGCGCTGACCGACCTCGGGATTACCGCCGGCGCCCAGGCCGGCGCCCAACTGGATCTTGATCGGGGCCAGGTTGTGGTTCAGCACCTGCTTATCCGTGTTGCAGGCGATGAATTCCACCCCCTGGACGTTGTCCTCGATCATGGTGTTGATGGCGTTGTTGCCGC
The sequence above is a segment of the Myxococcales bacterium genome. Coding sequences within it:
- the ftsZ gene encoding cell division protein FtsZ, producing MGLKFSIVEPEAVPAKIKVIGVGGCGNNAINTMIEDNVQGVEFIACNTDKQVLNHNLAPIKIQLGAGLGAGGNPEVGQREAEKTIDRLRETMQGADMVFITAGMGGGTGTGAAPIVANLAREMGALTVGVVTKPFIYEGRRRMRIAEEGIQKLREAVDTIIVIPNQKLLAVAGTDTSLMDAFRKANDVLLKGVRSISDLIVRQGHVNLDFADVKSVMKTTDASGELALMGTGMAKGEKRAVEAAAEAISCPLMENVSIDGARGVLINITGGPDLRLSEVSEAAELIMKSCADDAAIFWGQVVDMNMKEEVRVTVIATGFDEAREHLNEQATLVVERKKETYLNRQTQNWASETKVRTMEPTATRRQELAPEQPKRQPIAATATRPKSEFQPWRDQRLVAEEDAYDVPAFLRKRKPD